From one Dermacentor silvarum isolate Dsil-2018 chromosome 3, BIME_Dsil_1.4, whole genome shotgun sequence genomic stretch:
- the LOC125944428 gene encoding uncharacterized protein LOC125944428, which produces MRKTVVCGRPVWREPLRRSGVVELPGSANKESIHAICECNEESAAASDEKVFEKPTESDHASSNPIPCPDTLLKLKARELGNRSPPGPCILRENGNFKIACKENIMALPPASSPEKAVILLLTVYFILNLSCPYAFRQFWGLVQQHVSCNIVKLCLLLLFFITKAKRWL; this is translated from the exons AAAGACGGTGGTTTGTGGTCGGCCAGTTTGGCGGGAACCGTTACGACGAAGCGGAGTGGTGGAGTTGCCAGGAAGCGCAAACAAAG AAAGCATTCATGCGATCTGTGAGTGCAACGAGGAAAGCGCGGCTGCTTCGGATGAAAAAGTATTTGAGAAGCCCACAGAAAGTGACCACGCGTCCAGCAACCCAATCCCTTGTCCTGACACACTACTTAAACTGAAG GCACGAGAACTTGGCAACAGGTCTCCACCAGGCCCATGCATTTTGAGAGAGAATGGCAACTTCAAAATTGCCTGCAAGGAAAACATTATGGCGTTACCACCTGCATCATCACCTGAGAAGGCGGTCATCCTCCTATTGACTGTATACTTTATTTTAAACCTGTCATGCCCATACGCTTTTCGACAGTTTTGGGGACTTGTCCAGCAGCATGTCAGCTGCAACATTGTGAAGTTGTGCCTTCTTTTACTATTTTTTATCACCAAGGCAAAGCGCTGGCTGTAG